A segment of the Chloroflexota bacterium genome:
GGCATCATCTCTCAACGTGATTACACTCTTGGTGATGGTAAATAATTCCCCCAACATCACTGACCCCCTTGTGACAGCATACTGCCGAGAAAACTGGCAATGGCGAATCCGCTACAACAGGCCAAAAGCCCGAATAACAAGCAGAGGGTAACCAACGGTAAGAGGGCTGCCCAAAATGCACGCCAGCCCACCAGTTGGTGGGCTGCCTTTAATGCCAGAAAATCGCACACTAGTACCCAAATGCCTACCACGCTACCCAACTGTATGTAAGGCAGAACTTTGACCAGGCCGATTAGGTTAGGAGAAATTGCCAACGCGGTGCAACCCATTGTCCGACCAAGATCGCCAGTGCCGCCCAGCAACCGCGCAAAAAGATGAGCAAGGACGCTGTAGATCACCCAACTGATCATCAGGCCTACTGGAATGAAGATCACGTTCAGGATAGCGCCAGCAGGGTTAGGAGCGAACAGGCTGGCGATACGCC
Coding sequences within it:
- a CDS encoding YIP1 family protein, whose protein sequence is MQTITNLLRLGVDALFLRDEAYVEMSNDEQPLRKGLVLVILVGVLVGFVGVIGTTLEWASTPSFAAMKQAIWETIAQSEWYQMLQQEAPEALHPMKQYYDLGWRIASLFAPNPAGAILNVIFIPVGLMISWVIYSVLAHLFARLLGGTGDLGRTMGCTALAISPNLIGLVKVLPYIQLGSVVGIWVLVCDFLALKAAHQLVGWRAFWAALLPLVTLCLLFGLLACCSGFAIASFLGSMLSQGGQ